A stretch of the Tannerella serpentiformis genome encodes the following:
- a CDS encoding nucleotidyl transferase AbiEii/AbiGii toxin family protein, translating to MIDRASITQWAGWVPWNDPAQVEQDLIISRALVAIFSDEFLASQLAFRGGTALHKLYLSPQPRYSEDIDLVQIHPGPIKPILFRLGEVLDFLPDRVTQQKRYNNTMLFRMESEVPPVVPIRLKIEINCVEHFNELGLVKMPFAVESHWFTGQCAITTYALNELLGTKLRALYQRKKGRDLFDLYVALTEAEVDTSEILQCYNRYMAFSVQQPPTYKQFVANMEAKMADPDFLGDTRVFLRPERPFDPQAGYEAVRAQLIDGLKK from the coding sequence ATGATAGACCGCGCATCCATCACGCAATGGGCCGGCTGGGTGCCCTGGAACGATCCCGCTCAAGTGGAGCAAGATCTGATCATCTCCCGCGCACTGGTGGCCATCTTCAGCGACGAGTTCTTGGCCTCGCAGCTTGCCTTTCGCGGAGGCACGGCGCTGCACAAACTGTACCTCTCGCCCCAGCCGAGATACAGCGAAGACATTGATTTGGTACAGATTCACCCCGGCCCGATTAAGCCGATTCTCTTCCGCCTCGGGGAGGTGTTGGACTTCCTGCCCGATCGTGTCACCCAGCAAAAGCGATACAATAACACGATGCTCTTTCGGATGGAGTCGGAGGTGCCTCCGGTCGTCCCCATACGATTGAAAATCGAGATCAATTGTGTCGAGCATTTCAACGAACTGGGGCTGGTGAAGATGCCGTTCGCGGTGGAGAGTCATTGGTTTACGGGGCAATGTGCGATCACGACGTATGCGCTGAATGAGTTGTTGGGCACGAAGCTCCGCGCGCTGTATCAGCGCAAAAAGGGGCGCGACCTCTTCGATCTGTATGTGGCTCTGACGGAAGCTGAAGTGGACACTTCCGAAATCTTGCAGTGCTACAACCGCTACATGGCTTTCTCTGTGCAGCAGCCCCCGACCTATAAGCAGTTTGTGGCGAACATGGAGGCGAAAATGGCTGATCCAGATTTTCTCGGCGATACGCGCGTCTTTCTACGCCCCGAGCGGCCGTTCGACCCCCAAGCCGGATATGAAGCGGTGCGGGCACAGTTGATAGATGGGCTGAAGAAATAG
- a CDS encoding ParA family protein, which yields MKEKTMNTPPGCPIRIGFGSLKGGTGKSTLAEITASYLCYTEGLRLFVVDCDYSQYSFFGLRERDKQTVQNGEPALQARMKKHFEALGREAYRVIKSTAARAEEDVRRFMAERAGETFDLILFDLPGRADDPGLVELTLGMDYLISPIEPDRQSLVASMTYAPAIRDLGVSDDRCRIKEIYLVWNKIDRRVRTDVLAFYNEAIKREGLGLFDTQLPRSARFKKELTADGRPAFRSTYLPPDKSLIEGSGIELFVKELIEKCNLKTARP from the coding sequence ATGAAAGAAAAAACCATGAACACTCCGCCCGGTTGCCCGATCCGGATCGGCTTCGGGTCGCTCAAAGGCGGCACGGGCAAAAGCACGCTGGCGGAGATCACGGCCAGCTACCTCTGTTACACTGAAGGGCTGCGCCTCTTCGTCGTCGATTGCGACTACTCGCAATACTCCTTCTTCGGACTGCGCGAACGCGACAAACAAACCGTACAGAACGGTGAACCGGCGTTGCAGGCACGGATGAAGAAGCACTTTGAAGCGCTCGGCCGGGAGGCTTACCGTGTCATCAAAAGCACCGCTGCACGTGCGGAGGAGGATGTCCGCCGTTTTATGGCCGAGCGTGCGGGTGAAACGTTCGACCTGATCCTTTTTGACCTGCCTGGCCGCGCGGACGATCCCGGACTCGTCGAGCTCACCCTCGGCATGGATTATCTCATCTCGCCGATCGAGCCCGACCGCCAATCGCTGGTAGCTTCCATGACCTACGCGCCGGCCATCCGTGACCTCGGCGTGTCGGACGATAGGTGCCGTATCAAAGAGATCTACCTCGTTTGGAACAAGATCGACCGACGGGTGCGGACGGACGTCCTCGCGTTCTACAACGAGGCGATCAAGCGCGAAGGCTTGGGATTGTTCGATACGCAGCTGCCGCGCTCCGCCCGCTTCAAAAAGGAACTCACCGCAGACGGTCGTCCCGCCTTCCGCTCCACCTACCTACCACCAGACAAAAGTCTGATCGAGGGTAGCGGCATCGAGTTGTTCGTCAAGGAGCTCATCGAGAAATGCAACCTGAAAACCGCCCGCCCATGA
- a CDS encoding DUF3467 domain-containing protein, giving the protein MDTHTTSNEIQIELTDEVAQGTYVNLAVIAHSEDEFVFDFIRLVPGVPKAKVKCRLIMTPDNARRLLHTLDENLRQYDETRQGGGADDANSFGGMLPPIGKPGEA; this is encoded by the coding sequence ATGGATACACACACGACTTCTAACGAGATCCAAATTGAACTCACGGACGAGGTGGCACAGGGTACGTACGTCAACCTGGCCGTCATTGCCCATTCGGAGGATGAGTTCGTCTTTGACTTTATCCGCCTCGTGCCCGGGGTGCCGAAGGCGAAGGTGAAGTGCCGCCTCATTATGACGCCCGACAATGCCCGCCGACTGCTCCACACGCTGGACGAGAACCTGCGCCAATACGACGAAACGCGGCAGGGCGGAGGCGCTGACGACGCGAACTCGTTCGGCGGCATGCTCCCCCCGATCGGGAAGCCCGGCGAGGCCTAA
- a CDS encoding matrixin family metalloprotease: MRRFIIFVFLFTVILSGVYSQRLYDHGILRDGNNYALGPSKWNKETLKYYIYNSSSHLTYSERENAIREAFKLWSDVSTLTFVQVYNPNIADITIKWAKGNHGDGNPFDGSSGVLAHAFYPPPAGGRFSGQAHFDDDEDWSVNGSGIDLVTVAAHEIGHLLGIDHSSVPEALMYPTYYKKRRSLHADDCLALWSLYRFPYSISGSSLVCNQETYTIQNLPSGASVRWSTSNGNLQLVSGQGTKTAVFRKNGTGECTIKAAIGTSAPISLAVWAGVPKTTVSTSEYKNVTSATVELILNNPATIIDNMVSFSAQGTKVDPRNWVLKNHNENIFGLNRNGEHITIIPRQEGSGIFSMTALNDCGTGNPAYVTVNVVKRKLHLSLFPNPATDVVALKLTDPDDGILSPQGQGSLTTRGVTSTYEIQLWNGLTILKSFKTNQPTFQIPIAGLPAGLYFVRVIKDGQTYTEKLIKN; the protein is encoded by the coding sequence ATGAGACGGTTTATTATTTTTGTTTTTCTTTTCACTGTCATATTGTCGGGCGTTTATTCGCAACGTTTGTATGATCATGGGATTCTTAGAGATGGTAATAATTACGCTCTTGGTCCCTCAAAGTGGAACAAGGAGACTTTGAAGTACTATATATACAATAGTTCTTCTCACTTGACGTATTCAGAAAGAGAGAATGCTATTAGAGAGGCGTTTAAGTTGTGGAGTGACGTATCAACTTTGACGTTTGTGCAAGTATACAATCCCAATATTGCAGATATAACTATCAAATGGGCAAAGGGAAATCATGGAGATGGAAATCCTTTTGATGGGAGTTCAGGTGTATTGGCGCATGCATTTTATCCACCACCAGCGGGGGGACGTTTTTCAGGTCAGGCTCATTTTGATGATGATGAAGATTGGTCTGTAAATGGCTCCGGTATTGATTTAGTTACAGTGGCAGCACATGAAATAGGCCATTTGTTGGGAATAGATCACTCTAGTGTTCCGGAAGCATTAATGTATCCAACTTATTACAAAAAAAGGAGGTCGTTGCATGCTGATGATTGCTTAGCTCTATGGAGCCTGTATAGATTTCCATATTCTATCTCCGGCTCTTCACTTGTTTGCAATCAAGAGACGTATACCATCCAAAATTTGCCGTCAGGAGCATCTGTGAGATGGAGCACAAGCAATGGGAATCTGCAATTGGTTTCAGGACAGGGAACGAAAACGGCTGTATTCCGGAAGAACGGAACGGGAGAATGTACTATTAAGGCAGCTATTGGGACAAGTGCTCCCATTTCATTGGCTGTTTGGGCTGGTGTGCCTAAAACTACCGTAAGTACCTCAGAGTATAAAAATGTCACTTCGGCAACTGTCGAATTGATATTGAATAATCCTGCAACCATTATTGATAACATGGTTTCATTCAGTGCGCAAGGGACTAAAGTTGATCCCAGAAATTGGGTGCTTAAGAATCACAACGAAAACATATTTGGTCTGAATCGAAACGGTGAACACATTACAATCATACCCCGTCAAGAAGGAAGTGGTATATTTTCAATGACTGCGCTAAATGATTGTGGTACAGGGAACCCTGCATATGTTACGGTAAACGTGGTAAAAAGGAAGTTGCACCTCTCTCTTTTCCCCAACCCCGCCACGGATGTTGTGGCACTCAAACTGACGGATCCCGACGATGGCATTCTGTCTCCCCAAGGTCAAGGCTCTTTGACCACAAGGGGCGTTACAAGTACGTATGAGATTCAGCTTTGGAATGGGCTAACGATATTAAAATCGTTCAAGACGAATCAGCCGACTTTCCAGATCCCGATCGCGGGACTTCCGGCAGGACTGTATTTCGTGCGTGTGATCAAAGACGGACAGACCTATACCGAGAAGTTGATCAAGAATTAG
- a CDS encoding DUF4831 family protein → MKYSIWTICLLLGMASPAFSQTRVEKKIAMKSNGYGVTYSLPKTSLVVTAEITQVTCKAGPYYKYAEKYLGVKDAVMSDHVYYELSKVYLQNKGVPDEANTYIVEFKPKTTAPFVYLTDDGLLCTINADYSPTESVVAVAKRSAQAAEKEQVPALMTEELLMAGSVTRQAEVAARQIYKLRETRMDILSGEADNMPPDGEAMKIVLQQLTDQEQALTALFVGEKHRKTTFHETRIVPDDDLDREVLFRFSEKLGLLDPDDLGGTPIYLSLHAINRAPALDPKEAEKKEKSMKGIIYNVPGKADARIEMGDKQLYRGEVQVVQFGSHEALAPVMFEDRKAPIKVIFYPETGAIKQIIQ, encoded by the coding sequence ATGAAATACAGCATCTGGACGATCTGCCTCCTGCTCGGCATGGCCTCTCCGGCCTTTTCGCAAACGCGGGTGGAGAAGAAAATAGCGATGAAAAGCAACGGCTACGGCGTCACCTACTCCCTCCCCAAAACATCGCTGGTCGTAACGGCCGAAATCACCCAAGTGACCTGCAAGGCCGGGCCTTACTACAAGTATGCCGAAAAGTATCTCGGCGTCAAGGATGCCGTCATGTCCGACCATGTGTATTACGAACTGAGTAAAGTCTACCTGCAAAACAAAGGCGTGCCCGACGAGGCCAATACCTACATCGTCGAGTTCAAACCCAAAACCACCGCCCCTTTCGTCTACCTGACCGATGACGGCCTGCTCTGCACCATCAATGCCGACTATAGCCCCACGGAATCTGTCGTAGCCGTAGCCAAACGCAGCGCGCAAGCCGCCGAGAAGGAACAGGTGCCCGCGCTGATGACCGAGGAGCTGCTGATGGCCGGATCCGTCACCCGACAGGCCGAAGTGGCCGCCCGACAGATCTACAAGCTGCGCGAAACACGCATGGACATCCTCTCCGGCGAGGCCGACAACATGCCCCCCGACGGCGAGGCCATGAAGATCGTCCTCCAGCAACTCACCGACCAGGAGCAGGCCCTGACCGCCCTCTTCGTCGGCGAAAAGCATCGCAAGACCACCTTCCATGAAACCCGCATCGTGCCCGACGACGACCTCGATCGCGAAGTCCTCTTCCGCTTCTCCGAGAAGCTCGGCCTCCTCGATCCCGACGACCTCGGCGGCACCCCCATCTACCTCAGCCTCCATGCCATCAATCGCGCTCCCGCCCTCGACCCTAAAGAGGCCGAGAAGAAGGAAAAGTCCATGAAGGGCATCATCTATAATGTGCCCGGCAAGGCCGACGCGCGGATCGAAATGGGCGACAAACAGCTCTATCGCGGCGAGGTGCAAGTGGTGCAGTTCGGCTCGCACGAGGCCCTGGCGCCCGTCATGTTTGAAGACCGAAAGGCGCCGATCAAGGTCATCTTCTACCCCGAAACGGGCGCCATCAAGCAGATCATTCAATAA
- a CDS encoding HdeD family acid-resistance protein — MLYFFKSIRRSVKHWYIPLILGILFILCGIGVIISPQDSYLTLSILFSLSFLVSGIIETFFALQNTKNLNGWGWYLVSGLISLIMGIFLLMYPALSMFILPLVVGFTLLFRSFELLGFAFEEKEAGVLNWGNLAIVSVLSIILSFILIANPIFTGISLVVFTGLAFISTGISSVILSFNLKKLKGSAQKLSDDLKNRIEDLEKEVKEATK; from the coding sequence ATGTTGTATTTTTTCAAATCCATCAGAAGATCAGTAAAACACTGGTACATTCCCCTTATATTAGGGATTTTGTTCATTCTTTGTGGTATAGGGGTAATTATATCACCACAAGATTCTTATCTTACCCTTTCAATACTCTTTAGTCTTTCGTTCTTAGTATCGGGGATAATTGAAACCTTCTTTGCCCTACAGAATACTAAAAATCTTAATGGTTGGGGCTGGTATTTGGTAAGCGGACTTATTTCATTGATAATGGGTATCTTTTTACTTATGTATCCTGCCCTATCAATGTTTATATTACCATTGGTAGTAGGTTTTACGTTGCTATTCCGTTCGTTTGAGCTACTTGGTTTTGCCTTCGAAGAAAAAGAAGCAGGCGTACTGAATTGGGGGAACTTAGCCATAGTGAGCGTATTGAGTATTATCCTCTCGTTCATTTTGATTGCTAATCCTATCTTTACAGGTATCTCATTAGTAGTATTCACAGGTTTAGCATTTATCTCCACAGGTATTTCATCTGTAATACTTTCGTTCAATCTGAAAAAGTTAAAAGGTTCTGCTCAAAAGTTATCAGATGATTTAAAGAACCGCATAGAAGACCTCGAAAAAGAAGTGAAAGAAGCTACGAAATAA
- a CDS encoding DUF3408 domain-containing protein, protein MTIEEQRRRRIAERIQQMAGDDAPPITPEETPLKSDLSSVQTPFADESLSTYRDRFFTPRLSESRTTLSCDRALIDCLRRVLNALDARTSLAAYIGNILADHIDRHRTLLSEAIERNRKNPFNTSLP, encoded by the coding sequence ATGACCATCGAAGAACAACGCCGTAGGCGAATCGCCGAGCGGATTCAACAAATGGCAGGCGACGATGCGCCGCCCATCACGCCCGAAGAAACACCGTTGAAAAGCGATTTAAGCAGTGTTCAAACACCGTTTGCAGACGAATCGCTATCGACTTATCGAGATCGATTTTTTACACCTCGCCTGTCAGAAAGTCGGACGACCCTCTCCTGCGATCGGGCGCTTATCGACTGTTTGCGACGCGTGCTGAACGCCCTCGATGCAAGGACTTCCCTCGCAGCCTACATCGGGAACATCCTCGCCGATCACATCGACCGCCACCGCACGCTCCTCTCCGAGGCCATCGAGCGCAACAGAAAGAACCCCTTTAATACCTCCTTGCCATGA
- a CDS encoding helix-turn-helix domain-containing protein — protein sequence MYNIGDRLRKERLTRGYSMEYVAGKLQVNPTTIYRMENKAKSFRTALLVGYCELLEIDPAELFADSAMEGKYRELMKYLQKILLICSNIIIGLLKNNALFREIIKDLIREILDEREVHKSEKGEEA from the coding sequence ATGTACAACATCGGAGATAGACTTAGAAAGGAGCGACTGACTAGAGGTTATTCTATGGAGTATGTCGCTGGAAAATTGCAAGTTAATCCAACCACGATCTATCGGATGGAAAATAAGGCGAAGAGCTTCCGTACGGCGCTTCTCGTCGGTTATTGCGAGCTATTGGAGATCGATCCGGCAGAGCTTTTTGCGGATTCTGCAATGGAAGGGAAGTACCGAGAGCTGATGAAGTATCTGCAGAAGATTCTATTGATATGTTCCAACATCATCATCGGCCTCCTGAAGAACAACGCGCTTTTTCGAGAGATCATAAAGGATCTCATCCGGGAGATATTAGACGAAAGAGAGGTGCACAAGTCAGAGAAAGGAGAAGAAGCATGA
- a CDS encoding bifunctional DNA primase/helicase: protein MKEKALILHATDGGLQVFRHYIPFAITPGKKFRNPLYDDRRASCFIYKVPQTGIYRMNDFGDPTCSGDCFWFVAALHDLDLQKDFPRILEKIIRDLSLSISLPECAPGSIRTQVESVLTLRPTPTLAEPAGRPYRIEEKAFDESECAYWRQYGITPNVLQRYGVRSLRSFRSETAEGKRYGFMSSAHEPLFGYVRKDYVKIYRPSSATRFVYGGRLPDIYTFGMEQLPQRGDMLFITGGEKDVMSLAAHGFHAICFNSETAEIDASIIEMLVRRFRHVFFLYDADETGVKASTLRCEQFAPYNVRRIELPLVGTKAEKDISDYFRLGYSAEDFHHLITDRLEQLYTQTLMLLDSCEIDYRHPPDRSQTVIASRGVPLGTYDNLFCITGGEGTGKSNYVSALIAGTLLTEIPTPPPDLLGLEVTPNTSHKAVLHYDTEQSEYQLHRNVGKTLRRVGLDAMPTFYHPVFLAALSRKDRLQLIKDSLDLYHHRHGGIHLVVIDGIADLIRSANDEAESIAVVDELYRLAGIYHTCILCVLHFVPNGIKLRGHIGSELQRKSAAILSIEKDDNPALSVVKALKVRDGSPLDVPIMLFGWDKQRDMHVSRGEKSEEERERRKTAELSLIAREVFRAHDRLAIDELLRLIMQTVEVKERTAKDYIRHMQESGLIELQKDNHYTLKK, encoded by the coding sequence ATGAAAGAGAAAGCATTGATCTTGCATGCCACAGATGGCGGATTGCAGGTATTTCGCCATTACATTCCCTTCGCCATCACACCAGGGAAGAAGTTCCGCAATCCGCTCTACGACGATCGGCGGGCGTCGTGCTTCATCTACAAGGTGCCGCAAACAGGCATTTACCGCATGAATGACTTCGGAGATCCGACTTGTTCAGGTGACTGCTTCTGGTTTGTAGCGGCGCTGCATGACCTTGATTTGCAAAAGGACTTCCCCCGCATCTTGGAGAAGATCATCCGTGACCTATCCCTGTCCATCTCCTTGCCGGAGTGCGCACCCGGATCCATTCGAACACAAGTCGAAAGTGTTCTAACGCTTCGACCAACACCGACGCTTGCGGAGCCTGCCGGCAGACCTTACCGCATCGAGGAAAAGGCCTTCGACGAAAGCGAATGCGCTTATTGGAGACAGTACGGCATCACGCCGAACGTGTTGCAGCGCTATGGCGTCCGATCGCTCCGCAGCTTCCGCAGCGAGACGGCCGAAGGGAAGCGTTACGGCTTTATGAGCAGCGCCCACGAGCCGCTATTCGGCTACGTGCGCAAGGATTACGTGAAAATCTATCGCCCTTCAAGTGCGACCCGATTTGTCTATGGTGGCCGCCTGCCGGATATCTACACGTTCGGCATGGAGCAACTCCCGCAACGGGGTGACATGCTGTTCATCACCGGCGGCGAGAAGGATGTGATGTCGCTTGCCGCACACGGCTTTCACGCCATTTGCTTCAACAGCGAGACGGCTGAGATCGACGCCTCCATCATCGAGATGCTCGTCCGACGCTTCCGTCACGTCTTCTTCCTCTACGACGCTGACGAGACGGGCGTGAAGGCTTCCACCCTCAGATGCGAACAGTTCGCCCCCTACAACGTCCGACGGATCGAGCTGCCACTGGTCGGAACGAAGGCTGAGAAGGACATCTCTGATTACTTCCGTTTGGGATACAGCGCGGAGGACTTCCATCACCTAATTACCGACCGCTTGGAGCAGCTTTATACGCAAACGCTCATGCTGCTCGACTCGTGCGAGATCGATTACCGCCATCCGCCCGACCGCTCTCAAACGGTGATCGCGTCACGCGGTGTCCCGTTGGGCACCTACGACAACCTGTTTTGCATTACCGGGGGCGAAGGGACGGGGAAAAGCAATTATGTGTCGGCGTTGATCGCCGGGACACTGCTGACCGAGATTCCAACACCTCCACCCGATCTGCTCGGGCTGGAGGTTACGCCCAACACGTCGCACAAGGCCGTCCTACACTACGACACAGAGCAATCCGAGTACCAGCTTCACCGCAACGTGGGGAAAACCCTGCGGCGGGTCGGACTCGATGCAATGCCGACGTTTTACCACCCCGTTTTTCTCGCTGCGCTCTCTCGCAAGGATCGCTTGCAGCTCATCAAAGACAGCCTCGACCTCTACCATCATCGGCACGGCGGCATCCACCTTGTTGTCATCGACGGCATCGCCGACCTGATCCGTTCGGCCAACGACGAAGCCGAGAGCATCGCTGTGGTGGACGAGCTCTATCGGCTGGCGGGCATCTACCACACGTGTATCCTTTGCGTACTCCACTTCGTCCCCAACGGCATCAAGCTACGCGGACACATCGGATCGGAACTGCAACGCAAGTCGGCCGCCATCCTGTCGATCGAGAAGGACGACAACCCAGCGCTGTCGGTCGTGAAGGCGCTGAAGGTGCGTGACGGCAGTCCGCTTGACGTCCCGATTATGCTTTTTGGGTGGGATAAGCAGCGTGACATGCACGTCTCCCGCGGCGAGAAATCGGAAGAAGAGCGTGAGCGACGCAAGACGGCCGAGCTGTCGCTGATCGCCCGTGAAGTGTTCCGCGCACATGACCGCTTGGCCATCGACGAGCTTCTTCGATTGATCATGCAGACAGTAGAAGTAAAAGAGCGGACCGCCAAGGACTACATCCGCCACATGCAAGAGAGCGGCCTGATAGAGCTACAGAAAGACAACCATTACACATTGAAGAAATGA
- a CDS encoding helix-turn-helix domain-containing protein, translating to MKTKPDEPKYYDAFDVARILRIHHKTALIWGKRGMLPSVKIGNRRYFPAEGILAFKKQEK from the coding sequence ATGAAAACCAAACCAGATGAACCGAAATATTACGACGCCTTTGACGTGGCCCGAATCCTTCGCATCCACCACAAGACGGCCCTAATTTGGGGAAAGAGGGGTATGCTGCCCTCCGTCAAGATCGGCAACCGCCGCTACTTTCCCGCTGAGGGCATCTTGGCGTTCAAAAAGCAGGAGAAGTGA
- a CDS encoding peptide MFS transporter encodes MFKDHPKGLIPAALSNMGERFGYYIMNAVLVLFLCSKFGLSDEASAIIYSVFYCGIYVLSLVGGIIADRTQNYKAVIRSGLIIMATGYIILSIPILSTQGNIGWLLPLTCFALLLIAFGNGLFKGNLQAIVGQMYDNFEAEALAQGPEAYRRVQGKRDSGFQIFYVFINVGGLIAPFVAPLLREWWLNTHGLIYNAALPAACHQYILEGASMVGDPMKNLLGLIGKVGGTVDANSPDSIRAFCESYLDIFNTGIHYSFIASVAAMLISLIIFMVNQKIFPVPAKKEKQVVEDYTPEERAEMAGEIKRRMYALFAVLGIVIFFWLSFHQNGQSLSLFARDFVQTDNLAPEIWQAVNPFFVITLTPIVMLIFGALSKRGREISTPRKIAIGMGIAGLAFLFLAIFSFMQGYPSGTEFKRLSDSEQMAIKAGPWVLIVLYFFLTVAELFISPLGLSFVSKVAPKHLQGLCQGLWLGATAIGNLFLWIGPLMYNKMPIWQCWTVFLTICLISMFVMLGMLKWLEKIAK; translated from the coding sequence ATGTTCAAAGACCATCCCAAGGGACTCATCCCTGCCGCCCTCTCCAACATGGGCGAACGCTTCGGGTATTACATCATGAATGCCGTGCTGGTGCTTTTTCTCTGCTCCAAATTCGGACTGAGCGACGAGGCCAGTGCCATCATCTACTCCGTCTTCTATTGCGGCATCTATGTGCTTAGCCTCGTGGGCGGCATCATTGCCGATCGCACCCAGAACTATAAAGCCGTCATCCGCTCCGGCCTCATCATCATGGCCACCGGCTACATCATCCTCTCCATCCCCATTCTCTCCACCCAAGGCAACATCGGTTGGCTGCTGCCCCTGACCTGCTTCGCCCTGCTGCTCATCGCCTTCGGTAACGGCCTCTTCAAGGGCAACCTGCAAGCCATCGTCGGACAGATGTATGACAACTTCGAGGCCGAAGCCCTGGCCCAAGGCCCCGAGGCTTATCGCCGCGTGCAAGGCAAACGCGACTCAGGCTTCCAGATTTTCTACGTCTTTATCAATGTCGGCGGACTCATCGCGCCCTTCGTTGCCCCCTTGCTGCGCGAGTGGTGGCTCAACACGCACGGCCTGATCTACAACGCTGCCCTGCCCGCCGCCTGCCACCAGTACATTTTAGAAGGAGCCTCCATGGTTGGCGATCCGATGAAGAATCTGCTCGGGCTGATCGGTAAGGTCGGCGGCACGGTAGACGCCAATTCACCCGATTCCATTCGTGCCTTCTGCGAGAGCTACCTCGACATCTTCAACACCGGCATCCACTATTCCTTCATCGCCTCCGTGGCCGCCATGCTCATTTCGCTCATCATTTTCATGGTCAACCAGAAGATATTCCCCGTGCCCGCCAAGAAAGAGAAGCAGGTCGTGGAGGATTACACCCCGGAGGAGCGGGCCGAGATGGCGGGCGAGATCAAGCGCCGCATGTACGCCCTCTTTGCCGTCTTAGGCATCGTCATCTTCTTCTGGCTCTCCTTCCACCAGAACGGCCAATCGCTCTCCCTCTTCGCCCGCGACTTTGTCCAGACCGACAACCTCGCCCCGGAGATTTGGCAGGCCGTCAACCCCTTCTTCGTCATCACGCTCACGCCCATTGTCATGCTCATCTTCGGTGCCCTCAGCAAGCGCGGCCGCGAGATCTCGACCCCCCGCAAGATTGCCATCGGTATGGGTATCGCCGGCTTGGCCTTCCTCTTCCTGGCCATCTTCTCCTTCATGCAGGGCTACCCCTCGGGAACCGAATTCAAGAGACTATCCGACAGCGAACAGATGGCCATCAAAGCCGGCCCTTGGGTGCTGATCGTGCTTTACTTCTTCCTCACCGTGGCCGAGCTATTTATCTCGCCGCTGGGCCTCTCGTTCGTCTCGAAAGTCGCCCCGAAACATCTGCAAGGCCTCTGTCAAGGCCTCTGGCTCGGCGCCACCGCCATTGGCAACCTCTTCCTCTGGATCGGCCCGCTGATGTATAACAAGATGCCCATCTGGCAGTGCTGGACCGTCTTCCTGACCATCTGCCTCATCTCCATGTTCGTCATGCTCGGCATGTTGAAATGGCTTGAGAAGATCGCCAAGTAA
- a CDS encoding type IV toxin-antitoxin system AbiEi family antitoxin domain-containing protein, producing MTVREWIRKREIGGMPTLTFGEVRQAFPNASEQVVKNELFRLSAQKIIVSVYRGFYVIMPPHYAGRGVIPPHYYIDRLMAHQNKPYYISLLSAAALLGAAHQRPQKFFVTTVLPKPSVSPSKNNLLVWSYRKEIPSDFLLTKNSETGTIRYSNAELTAVDLIQYEQYIGGLSEAATVLAELSERLDFRRVSGRLFDYTSQATLQRLGYVLEEVLLQTEVADVLYEKLRAYAGRLRYVPLSTRSTEVMAAKNDRWKIDVNMTIEPDDV from the coding sequence ATGACAGTCAGAGAATGGATCAGAAAGCGGGAGATCGGCGGGATGCCCACGCTCACTTTCGGGGAGGTGCGCCAAGCCTTTCCCAACGCTTCGGAGCAAGTCGTCAAGAACGAATTGTTCCGGTTGTCTGCGCAGAAAATCATCGTATCCGTATACCGCGGATTTTATGTGATCATGCCGCCGCACTATGCCGGCCGAGGCGTCATCCCTCCGCATTACTACATCGATCGGCTGATGGCCCATCAAAACAAGCCTTACTACATCAGCCTGCTCAGCGCGGCGGCATTGCTGGGGGCTGCGCACCAACGGCCGCAGAAGTTTTTCGTCACCACCGTTTTACCGAAGCCTTCGGTGTCCCCTTCCAAAAACAACCTGCTGGTGTGGTCGTATCGCAAAGAGATTCCGTCGGACTTTTTGCTGACGAAAAACTCGGAGACCGGCACGATCCGCTACTCCAATGCCGAACTGACGGCCGTCGATCTGATACAATACGAGCAATATATCGGCGGTTTGTCTGAGGCGGCGACGGTCTTGGCTGAGCTGTCGGAGAGGCTGGACTTCCGTCGTGTCTCGGGGCGGCTGTTCGACTACACCTCGCAAGCCACCCTCCAACGATTGGGGTATGTCTTAGAAGAAGTTTTGCTGCAGACGGAAGTGGCCGACGTGCTGTATGAGAAGCTACGTGCGTATGCCGGAAGGCTGCGGTATGTACCGCTGTCCACGCGCAGCACGGAGGTGATGGCGGCAAAAAACGATCGCTGGAAGATCGACGTCAATATGACTATCGAGCCGGACGACGTATGA